The following coding sequences lie in one Epinephelus moara isolate mb chromosome 17, YSFRI_EMoa_1.0, whole genome shotgun sequence genomic window:
- the rin1b gene encoding ras and Rab interactor 2 → MQEVGSTQRGSQRVFSVLDRLLITHPVWLQLSLNQDSALYILLREPVGTFLVRKCSSSQRKVLCLRVTADKSASSVKECFISEEDSTFALESSALTFPDLCRLVAFYCISRDVLPFPLQLPEAIAVATTHRQLEAISHMGQDFWSAPTASEIQNGPVDLAASTSQGQTSAAQDRCTLLTRSRPGKLCFINPLFLQLEVSKQPQLINHSASNKRHRFKRSMRLRLSESSMNLSLEGVGSYSPPTSLELPGGSERLQKTGANPQRRVHPGAGVLRRTPAVSPGSADEEDMMSVYVPQTSAKAEEPPQPQQSAPAEEPGIEVAVLALERRPAPSLAELDSSSSFSSMDEDNDSDSEQESMGQAQFRAYDRPPLVRSRGRGGLHRMSEAFVCFFAPDKRLTRLVEELSRDRRSTFGGMVQDFLLAQREVLKSLASSTSSSSSRVTSVQLLQGLRLFLSQAKCCLLDSGELEPPIETLVPENEKDLALERAMFSCVLRPLRSHLDKALVASHNQDGSSQRLTQNMNRLKGDAAMERLGVRTGVPDSREVERVKQKLILMQRTHSPIDKVLLLLQVCKCVHKAMGSLHGQEVSWDDFLPSLSYVIVECNRPHILIEVEYMMELLEPSWLGGEGGYYLTSVYASLCLIQSLDREQPRSGCLTPEAQEALKEWSCRRSREAQRQKESMQNQRCVRILFQDGERSAVRTLQWRAGETSQALAQLCASTFGVSDPQQYTLYWRSGGEMRALPPQAQPQDLASHSEGGPSLSYLRTDHDFSKMRRLTRGGAVDLSESVCEE, encoded by the exons ATGCAGGAGGTGGGCAGCACCCAGCGAGGCTCTCAGCGGGTCTTCAGCGTCCTGGATCGTCTGCTGATCACACATCCCGTGTGGCTGCAGCTGTCACTTAACCAAGACTCCGCCCTCTATATTCTGCTCAGAGAGCCTGTCGGG ACCTTTCTGGTGCGTAAATGCAGCTCCAGCCAGAGGAAGGTGCTGTGTTTGAGAGTGACAGCGGACAAAAGTGCCTCCTCTGTCAAGGAGTGCTTCATCTCTGAGGAGGACTCCA CATTCGCCTTGGAGAGCTCAGCACTCACCTTTCCTGACCTGTGTCGACTGGTGGCCTTCTACTGTATCAGCAg GGATGTGTTGCCTTTCCCGCTGCAGCTGCCAGAGGCCATCGCTGTAGCCACAACACACAGGCAGCTGGAGGCCATCTCACACATGGGACAAG ACTTCTGGAGCGCACCGACTGCTTCAGAGATACAAAACGGACCTGTGGACCTGGCTGCATCTACCAGCCAGGGTCAGACGTCAGCGGCCCAGGATCGATGTACCCTGCTGACCCGCAGTAGGCCAGGCAAACTCTGCTTCATTAACCCGCTCTTCCTACAGCTGGAGGTTAGCAAG CAGCCACAACTCATTAACCACAGTGCCTCTAATAAACGGCACCGCTTCAAGCGCAGCATGCGGCTCCGACTCTCAGAGTCCTCCATGAATCTGTCCCTGGAGGGGGTTGGCTCCTACTCGCCTCCCACGTCACTGGAGCTGCCCGGCGGGTCAGAGAGGCTGCAGAAGACTGGCGCCAACCCGCAGAGAAGAGTTCACCCCGGGGCAGGGGTCCTGAGGAGGACCCCTGCTGTGTCACCGGGCTCTGCAGATGAGGAGGACATGATGTCCGTCTATGTGCCACAA ACATCTGCAAAGGCAGAGGAGCCTCCACAGCCCCAGCAGTCCGCACCAGCAGAGGAGCCAGGCATTGAGGTGGCAGTTCTAGCCCTGGAGCGCCGCCCGGCTCCGTCCCTGGCCGAGCtggacagcagcagctccttcAGCAGCATGGACGAGGACAATGACTCGGATTCAGAACAAGAAAGCATGGGTCAAGCTCAATTTCGCGCCTACGATCGCCCGCCGCTGGTGCGTTCTCGAGGCCGTGGCGGGCTGCACCGCATGAGCGAGgcctttgtgtgtttctttgctcCGGACAAGCGGCTGACGCGACTGGTGGAGGAGCTGTCCAGGGACAGGCGCTCCACCTTTGGGGGAATGGTTCAGGACTTCCTCCTGGCACAGCGAGAGGTGCTCAAATCCCTGGCTTCCTCTACTTCGTCCTCCTCGTCACGCGTGACCTCCGTGCAGCTCCTGCAGGGTCTGCGTCTCTTTCTGTCCCAGGCAAAGTGCTGCCTGCTGGATAGCGGAGAGCTGGAGCCTCCCATTGAAACCCTGGTGCCAGAGAATGAGAaag ACCTGGCGCTGGAGCGGGCCATGTTCTCCTGTGTGCTCAGGCCTCTGAGGTCCCACCTTGACAAAGCTCTGGTGGCGTCACACAATCAGGACGGCAGCAGCCAGCGCCTCACCCAGAACATGAACCGTCTGAAGGGGGATGCCGCCATGGAGCGACTCGGCGTGCGGACGGGAGTGCCTGACAGCCGCGAGGTGGAGAGGGTGAAGCAGAAGCTGATCCTGATGCAGAGGACACACTCGCCCATCGAcaaggtgctgctgctgctgcaagtgTGCAAGTGTGTCCACAAGGCCATGGGGTCCTTACATG gacaggaagtgagctggGATGACTTCCTGCCGTCGTTGTCTTACGTGATCGTGGAGTGTAACAGGCCTCACATCCTGATAGAGGTGGAGTACATGATGGAGCTGCTGGAGCCCTCCTGGCTTGGAGGAGAGG GTGGCTACTACTTGACCAGCGTGTATGCCAGCCTGTGTCTGATCCAGAGCCTGGACAGGGAGCAGCCGCGCTCAGGCTGCCTGACGCCAGAGGCCCAGGAGGCTCTGAAGGAGTGGAGCTGCAGACGGAGCCGAGAGGCACAGAGACAAAAGGAGAGCATGCAGAACCAG AGGTGCGTTCGGATACTGTTCCAGGACGGGGAGCGGAGCGCCGTGCGGACGTTGCAGTGGAGAGCCGGGGAGACCAGCCAGGCCCTGGCGCAGCTGTGTGCCTCCACCTTTGGAGTGTCCGACCCGCAGCAATACACGCTGTACTGGCGCAGCGGTGGCGAGATGAGGGCCCTGCCGCCTCAGGCCCAGCCCCAGGACCTGGCCAGCCACAGCGAGGGAGGCCCCTCGCTCTCCTACCTGAGGACCGACCACGACTTCAGCAAGATGCGGCGGCTCACCAGAGGTGGCGCCGTGGACCTGAGCGAGTCGGTGTGTGAGGAGTGA